A genomic region of Ewingella sp. CoE-038-23 contains the following coding sequences:
- the agaV gene encoding PTS N-acetylgalactosamine transporter subunit IIB, producing MPNIVLSRIDERLIHGQVGVQWVGFAGANLVLVANDEVAEDEVQQNLMEMVLAEGIAVRFWPLQKVIDNIHRANDRQKILLVCKNPTDFLTLANGNVPVTRINVGNMHYAEGKQQIAKTVSVDDQDIAAFNGLKKAGVECFVQGVPTEPAQDLYKLL from the coding sequence ATGCCAAACATTGTTTTAAGTCGTATTGATGAGCGTCTGATCCACGGCCAGGTGGGTGTTCAGTGGGTCGGGTTTGCCGGGGCGAATCTGGTGTTAGTAGCCAATGATGAAGTGGCCGAAGATGAAGTTCAGCAGAATTTAATGGAAATGGTGTTGGCGGAGGGCATCGCCGTGCGTTTTTGGCCGCTGCAAAAGGTTATAGACAATATTCATCGCGCCAACGATCGGCAGAAAATCTTACTGGTCTGTAAAAATCCCACCGACTTTCTGACCCTCGCCAACGGCAATGTGCCGGTGACGCGCATCAACGTGGGCAATATGCACTATGCCGAAGGCAAGCAACAAATCGCGAAAACCGTCTCCGTCGACGATCAGGACATTGCCGCTTTTAATGGCCTGAAAAAAGCCGGTGTGGAATGTTTTGTTCAGGGCGTACCTACCGAGCCAGCACAGGATCTATACAAACTCCTTTGA
- a CDS encoding DeoR family transcriptional regulator, which translates to MSNTDSAMEKRVTGTSERREQIIQRLRQQGSVQVNDLSAFFNVSTVTIRNDLAFLEKQGIAVRAYGGALVCDANTPGIEPTVEDKSSLNTSLKRSIARVAANLIKPGHRVILDSGTTTYEIARHMRNHKEVIAMTNGMNVANALVEAEGVDVLMTGGHLRRQSLSFYGEQADQSLQNYHFDILFLGVDAISLERGVSTHNEDEARLNRRMCEVAEHIIVVTDSSKFNRSSLHKIIDTQRIHTVITDSGIPEESLSGLRKAGVEVMVVEG; encoded by the coding sequence ATGAGCAATACCGATTCGGCAATGGAAAAACGGGTAACAGGGACCAGTGAAAGGCGTGAGCAGATTATTCAGCGTCTTCGTCAACAGGGTAGTGTTCAGGTTAATGATTTGTCGGCATTTTTTAATGTTTCCACGGTCACTATCCGCAACGATTTAGCCTTTCTGGAAAAGCAGGGCATCGCCGTGCGAGCCTACGGCGGTGCGCTGGTTTGCGACGCCAACACGCCGGGGATTGAGCCGACGGTGGAAGATAAAAGCTCCCTTAATACTTCTTTAAAGCGCAGCATTGCGCGGGTTGCCGCCAATCTTATTAAGCCGGGCCACCGCGTCATTCTTGACTCAGGCACCACCACCTATGAAATTGCGCGCCATATGCGTAATCATAAAGAGGTGATTGCCATGACCAATGGCATGAATGTGGCCAACGCGCTGGTGGAAGCCGAAGGGGTGGACGTGCTGATGACCGGCGGGCACCTACGCCGCCAGTCTCTCTCTTTCTATGGTGAACAGGCCGACCAGTCGCTGCAAAATTACCACTTCGATATCCTTTTTCTCGGCGTCGACGCCATAAGCCTCGAGCGCGGAGTCAGTACCCATAATGAAGACGAAGCGCGTTTGAATCGCCGGATGTGTGAAGTCGCGGAGCACATTATTGTGGTCACCGACTCCAGCAAATTTAACCGCTCCAGCCTGCACAAGATTATTGATACTCAACGTATTCATACGGTTATTACTGATAGCGGCATTCCAGAAGAGAGTTTGAGCGGACTGCGAAAAGCCGGGGTTGAAGTGATGGTGGTTGAGGGGTAG
- the agaW gene encoding PTS N-acetylgalactosamine transporter subunit IIC: MEISLLQALALGILAFIAGLDMFNGLTHMHRPVVLGPLVGLIMGDLHAGILTGGTLELVWMGLAPLAGAQPPNVIIGTIVGTAFAITARVKPEVAVGVAVPFAVAVQMGITFLFSIMSGVMARCDRMAANADTKGIERVNYLALLALGAFYFLCAFLPIYFGADHAKAAIDVLPARLIDGLGVAGGIMPAIGFAVLLKIMMKNVYIPYFILGFVAAAWLKLPVLAIAAAALAMAIIDFMRKDSAPLQPSSSKQEEFEDGI; this comes from the coding sequence ATGGAAATTAGCTTATTACAGGCACTAGCGTTAGGGATCCTGGCCTTTATTGCGGGATTGGATATGTTCAATGGCCTGACGCATATGCATCGTCCGGTAGTCCTTGGCCCCCTGGTCGGCCTGATTATGGGTGACCTTCACGCGGGAATATTGACCGGCGGTACGCTGGAATTGGTATGGATGGGGCTTGCGCCGCTGGCCGGTGCCCAGCCGCCGAATGTGATTATCGGCACAATTGTCGGCACCGCTTTTGCTATCACCGCCAGAGTGAAGCCTGAAGTAGCCGTCGGCGTGGCCGTTCCCTTTGCCGTGGCGGTGCAAATGGGCATTACCTTCTTGTTCTCCATTATGTCTGGCGTGATGGCGCGCTGCGACCGCATGGCGGCCAACGCGGACACCAAAGGCATCGAAAGAGTTAACTATCTGGCGTTACTGGCACTGGGGGCTTTCTATTTTCTCTGCGCCTTCCTGCCTATCTACTTCGGCGCGGATCACGCAAAAGCGGCCATTGATGTCTTACCGGCGCGCCTGATTGACGGCCTTGGCGTGGCGGGCGGCATTATGCCAGCCATCGGCTTTGCCGTGCTGCTGAAAATCATGATGAAAAACGTCTACATCCCCTATTTCATTCTTGGATTTGTTGCTGCCGCTTGGCTAAAACTGCCGGTACTGGCGATTGCTGCTGCCGCACTCGCCATGGCAATCATCGATTTTATGCGCAAAGACTCAGCCCCACTGCAGCCTTCCAGCTCTAAACAAGAGGAATTCGAAGATGGTATCTAA
- the ychF gene encoding redox-regulated ATPase YchF, which yields MGFKCGIVGLPNVGKSTLFNALTKAGIEAANFPFCTIEPNTGVVPMPDSRLDQLAEIVKPQRILPTTMEFVDIAGLVKGASKGEGLGNQFLTNIRETEAIGHVVRCFENDNIIHVNNKVDPAEDIDVINTELALSDLDTCERAIHRVQKRAKGGDKDAKAELAALEKCLPQLSEAGMLRALDLTDEDKAAIRYLSFLTLKPTMYIANVNEDGFENNPYLDTVRKIAAAEGSVVVAVCAAVESDIAELDDADRDEFMAELGLEEPGLNRVIRAGYELLNLQTYFTAGVKEVRAWTIPVGATAPQAAGKIHTDFEKGFIRAQTIAFEDFITYKGEQGAKEAGKMRSEGKEYIVKDGDVMNFLFNV from the coding sequence ATGGGATTCAAATGCGGTATCGTGGGCCTGCCGAACGTCGGTAAATCTACATTGTTCAACGCGCTGACTAAAGCGGGCATCGAGGCGGCGAACTTCCCGTTCTGCACTATCGAGCCTAACACTGGCGTGGTGCCAATGCCTGATTCACGTCTTGACCAACTAGCTGAGATCGTAAAACCGCAGCGCATTCTGCCTACTACCATGGAATTCGTTGATATCGCCGGTCTGGTGAAAGGCGCGTCTAAAGGTGAAGGCCTGGGTAACCAGTTCCTGACCAACATCCGTGAAACCGAAGCTATCGGCCACGTTGTGCGCTGTTTCGAGAATGACAACATCATTCACGTGAACAACAAAGTCGACCCGGCGGAAGACATTGATGTCATCAACACTGAGCTGGCCCTGTCCGACCTCGACACCTGTGAGCGTGCGATCCACCGCGTGCAGAAACGTGCTAAAGGCGGCGATAAAGACGCAAAAGCCGAACTGGCTGCGCTGGAAAAATGCCTGCCACAGCTTTCCGAAGCTGGCATGCTGCGTGCGCTAGATCTGACTGACGAAGATAAAGCGGCGATCCGCTACCTGAGCTTCCTGACGCTAAAACCAACTATGTATATCGCTAACGTTAACGAAGACGGTTTTGAAAATAACCCGTACCTCGACACCGTTCGCAAAATCGCCGCTGCTGAAGGCTCTGTCGTAGTGGCAGTCTGCGCCGCGGTTGAATCTGATATCGCCGAGTTGGACGACGCTGATCGTGATGAGTTCATGGCCGAGCTGGGTCTGGAAGAGCCGGGCCTGAACCGCGTGATCCGCGCCGGTTATGAGCTGCTGAACCTGCAAACTTACTTCACCGCAGGCGTGAAAGAAGTCCGCGCATGGACCATCCCTGTCGGCGCCACTGCCCCACAGGCAGCCGGTAAAATCCACACCGACTTCGAGAAAGGCTTTATCCGCGCCCAAACCATCGCTTTCGAAGACTTCATCACCTACAAAGGTGAACAAGGCGCGAAAGAAGCCGGCAAAATGCGTTCAGAAGGTAAAGAGTACATCGTGAAAGATGGCGACGTGATGAACTTCTTGTTTAACGTCTAA
- the pth gene encoding aminoacyl-tRNA hydrolase — protein MSSIKLIVGLANPGAEYAQTRHNAGAWYVDLLARQHNQQLKEESKFYGYTARLSLAGQDVRLLVPTTFMNLSGKAVLAMANFYRVEPNEILVAHDELDIPPGLAKIKLGGGNGGHNGLKDIQSKLGNNPNFYRLRIGIGHPGDKNKVVGFVLGKPPASEQKLIDDAIDESLRCTEMLMKEGLEKTIQRLHSFKAQP, from the coding sequence GTGAGCAGCATTAAATTAATTGTGGGTCTGGCCAACCCTGGCGCCGAATACGCCCAAACGCGGCACAACGCCGGAGCCTGGTATGTGGACCTGTTGGCGCGCCAGCATAATCAGCAGCTTAAAGAAGAGAGTAAGTTCTACGGCTACACCGCGCGTTTGTCGCTGGCGGGCCAGGATGTTCGTCTTTTAGTGCCGACGACCTTTATGAATCTCAGCGGCAAGGCCGTGCTGGCGATGGCGAATTTTTATCGCGTCGAGCCGAATGAGATTTTGGTAGCCCACGACGAGTTAGACATCCCGCCGGGCTTGGCGAAAATCAAACTGGGCGGCGGCAACGGCGGCCACAACGGCCTGAAAGATATTCAGAGCAAGCTGGGGAACAACCCTAATTTCTATCGCCTGCGCATTGGTATTGGTCATCCGGGCGATAAAAATAAGGTGGTGGGATTTGTTCTCGGCAAGCCCCCGGCCAGCGAGCAGAAGCTGATTGATGACGCCATCGACGAGTCGCTACGCTGTACCGAGATGCTAATGAAAGAAGGTTTAGAGAAAACCATCCAGCGTCTGCACAGTTTTAAAGCCCAGCCGTAA
- the yajD gene encoding HNH nuclease YajD, which translates to MALIPKNYSRLESGYREKALKIYPWVCGRCSREFVYSNLRELTVHHIDHDHTNNPADGSNWELLCLYCHDHEHSKYTEADQYGTTVVAGEDAQDDVEAATYNPFADLKSLLNKKK; encoded by the coding sequence ATGGCACTGATCCCCAAAAATTACTCGCGGTTGGAAAGCGGCTATCGCGAGAAAGCGTTAAAAATCTATCCGTGGGTTTGTGGGCGCTGCTCGCGTGAGTTTGTTTATTCCAACCTGCGCGAATTAACGGTTCACCATATCGATCACGACCACACCAATAACCCGGCGGATGGCAGTAACTGGGAGTTGTTGTGTTTGTACTGCCATGACCATGAGCACTCAAAATACACCGAGGCGGACCAGTACGGCACAACCGTCGTCGCGGGCGAAGACGCGCAGGACGATGTTGAAGCGGCGACCTATAATCCCTTCGCAGATTTAAAGTCGCTGCTGAATAAGAAGAAGTAA
- a CDS encoding SulP family inorganic anion transporter: MFNLKDFRISDVKNEVLAGFVVAVSMIPEAVGFSLVAGLSPIVGLHTAFIIGLVTALFGGKPGMVSGAAGSIVVVLMSLAAQHGMGYVLWATIFAGIIQILIGVFRLGKFIRLVPLPAIHGFVNGLAIVIMLAQLHMIAGQGPLMYGLVLLAILVVVLFPKLTRVIPSSLAALIVVAAVAIGFNLHTLRVGDLADISGALPHFSLPVAPFNLEMLKVVLPYAVVIALVGLIESLLTMTVLDEMGNKKGNGNRESIAQGAGNTICGLFGCFAGCAMIGQSIINFTSGGRGRISGVVGAILLILFVISLSGYIGLLPVAALAGIMLVVCYNTFEWSSLRRLRRMPKADALVMVIVTLITIFTDLAVAVISGVIISALVFAWQQARIRIREHKTKGDLAIYKLEGPLFFGSSASFGELFEPMNDPQNVVLDFAATRVMDSSGVEAIDKLTARYLEAGKSIRLRHLSDDCVSLLKKAGPFCSHELDDPQYYVAEDNL; this comes from the coding sequence ATGTTTAACCTGAAAGATTTCAGGATTTCTGACGTCAAGAATGAAGTTCTGGCGGGATTTGTTGTCGCGGTTTCGATGATCCCCGAAGCCGTAGGTTTTTCGCTGGTGGCCGGTCTGTCACCCATTGTCGGCTTGCACACGGCTTTCATTATTGGCTTAGTCACGGCGCTATTTGGCGGCAAGCCGGGCATGGTCTCCGGCGCGGCGGGCTCGATTGTGGTGGTGTTGATGAGCCTCGCGGCACAGCACGGCATGGGCTACGTGCTGTGGGCGACGATATTTGCCGGGATAATTCAGATCCTGATCGGCGTTTTCCGTTTGGGGAAATTTATCCGTCTGGTGCCTCTTCCGGCTATTCACGGCTTTGTGAACGGTCTGGCGATCGTCATCATGCTGGCGCAACTGCACATGATTGCCGGGCAGGGGCCGCTGATGTACGGGCTGGTGCTGCTGGCGATTCTGGTGGTGGTGCTCTTCCCAAAACTGACCCGCGTTATTCCTTCTTCGCTGGCCGCCCTGATAGTGGTGGCGGCGGTGGCGATTGGCTTTAATCTGCATACGCTGCGAGTCGGAGATTTGGCGGATATCTCCGGCGCTTTGCCTCACTTCAGCCTGCCGGTTGCGCCGTTTAACCTTGAGATGCTGAAGGTGGTGCTGCCTTACGCGGTGGTGATCGCGCTGGTCGGCCTGATTGAATCCCTGCTGACCATGACCGTGCTGGACGAAATGGGGAATAAGAAGGGTAATGGCAATCGCGAAAGCATCGCGCAGGGCGCGGGAAACACCATTTGCGGGCTTTTTGGCTGCTTCGCCGGTTGCGCGATGATTGGACAGTCAATTATCAACTTTACCTCGGGCGGGCGCGGGCGCATTTCAGGCGTGGTCGGGGCTATTTTGCTGATTTTATTTGTGATTAGCCTGTCGGGTTACATCGGTCTGTTGCCGGTAGCGGCGCTGGCAGGGATCATGTTGGTAGTGTGTTACAACACCTTTGAGTGGAGTTCGCTGCGCAGGCTGCGACGCATGCCAAAGGCCGACGCGCTGGTGATGGTGATTGTTACCTTAATCACTATTTTCACCGATCTGGCCGTGGCGGTGATCAGTGGAGTAATTATCTCCGCGCTGGTCTTCGCCTGGCAGCAGGCGCGTATCCGCATTCGTGAACATAAAACCAAGGGCGATCTGGCGATTTATAAGCTTGAAGGGCCACTGTTCTTTGGCTCCTCGGCCAGCTTTGGCGAGTTATTTGAGCCGATGAACGATCCGCAAAACGTAGTGTTGGACTTTGCCGCAACGCGAGTGATGGACTCCAGCGGCGTTGAGGCGATTGATAAACTGACCGCGCGCTATCTCGAGGCGGGCAAGTCGATTCGGCTGCGCCACCTCAGTGATGACTGCGTGAGCCTGCTGAAAAAGGCTGGTCCGTTCTGTAGCCACGAGCTGGATGACCCGCAGTATTACGTCGCGGAAGACAATCTGTGA
- the ychH gene encoding stress-induced protein YchH, whose product MKRKTATVLGNVLMGLGLVTMVGGVGYSILNQMPSLNLPQFLAHGAIASIFIGAILWLAGARIGGRERVADRYFWVRHYDARCRKNHRHS is encoded by the coding sequence ATGAAACGTAAAACCGCAACAGTATTAGGTAACGTGCTGATGGGGCTTGGTCTGGTCACTATGGTCGGCGGGGTTGGATACTCCATTCTGAATCAGATGCCGAGTCTGAATTTACCGCAATTTTTAGCCCATGGCGCAATAGCCAGCATCTTTATTGGTGCGATTTTATGGCTAGCAGGGGCGCGAATCGGTGGCCGTGAACGCGTTGCCGACCGTTATTTTTGGGTTCGTCATTATGATGCTCGCTGCCGCAAGAATCATCGTCATTCTTAA
- the kbaZ gene encoding tagatose-bisphosphate aldolase subunit KbaZ has protein sequence MKHLTEFVADHKQDKGCGIFAVCSAHPLVLEAAIRHARETQSLLLIEATSNQVDQFGGYTGMTPVDFRHFVEQMADEHHLPRQQLILGGDHLGPNRWQTAPAAEAMAHAEELIRHYVAAGFKKIHLDCSMSCADDPVPLTDEIVAERAARLARIAEQTSKKTWGSSDLVYVIGTEVPVPGGAHETLSALTVTSPQAAKATLQAHRHAFEQQGLNEIWPRIIGLVVQPGVEFDHAHIIDYQPEKSLALSQTIEEFDTMVFEAHSTDYQTPLALRQLVQHHFAILKVGPALTFALREALFSLAAIEHELRPSHQCSGLRDVLESVMQQHPQHWEQHYHGNNDERRLARGYSYSDRVRYYWPDHDIDEAYSRLVTHLADQSIPLPLISQYLPLQYSRVREGRLAATPHELIIDHIQDVLRQYHAACMSTSSSQ, from the coding sequence GTGAAACATTTAACCGAGTTTGTGGCTGACCATAAGCAGGATAAAGGATGCGGCATCTTTGCCGTCTGTTCCGCGCACCCATTAGTGCTTGAAGCGGCAATACGTCACGCCAGGGAAACACAATCGCTCTTATTAATAGAAGCCACCTCCAATCAAGTGGATCAGTTTGGCGGCTACACGGGCATGACCCCGGTAGACTTTCGTCACTTCGTTGAGCAAATGGCCGATGAGCACCACTTGCCGCGCCAACAGTTGATATTAGGTGGCGACCATTTGGGGCCAAATCGCTGGCAAACTGCGCCTGCCGCAGAAGCTATGGCGCATGCTGAAGAGCTGATTCGCCATTATGTTGCCGCGGGTTTTAAAAAAATCCATCTGGATTGCAGCATGTCCTGTGCCGATGACCCGGTGCCATTAACCGATGAGATCGTGGCTGAGCGTGCCGCACGACTTGCGCGAATTGCCGAGCAGACCAGCAAGAAAACATGGGGTTCCTCTGATCTGGTGTATGTCATTGGGACAGAAGTGCCGGTTCCGGGGGGCGCGCACGAAACGCTGTCGGCACTCACCGTGACCTCACCACAAGCAGCAAAAGCCACGCTGCAAGCTCATCGCCATGCTTTTGAACAACAGGGGCTGAACGAAATTTGGCCACGGATTATTGGGCTGGTCGTGCAGCCCGGCGTGGAATTCGATCATGCTCATATTATTGATTATCAACCTGAAAAATCTCTTGCTCTGAGTCAGACTATCGAAGAATTTGACACCATGGTCTTCGAAGCGCACTCCACCGATTATCAAACACCACTCGCCCTACGGCAGCTTGTTCAACATCACTTCGCTATTTTGAAAGTCGGCCCGGCGCTCACTTTTGCATTGCGCGAAGCCCTCTTTTCGCTGGCCGCCATCGAGCATGAACTTCGCCCTTCTCACCAGTGTTCAGGGCTGAGAGATGTCTTAGAAAGCGTGATGCAACAGCACCCGCAGCACTGGGAACAGCATTACCACGGCAATAACGATGAGCGCCGTCTGGCGCGCGGGTACAGCTATTCCGACCGCGTTCGCTACTACTGGCCGGATCACGACATTGACGAGGCTTATTCCCGTTTGGTGACGCATCTGGCGGATCAATCTATTCCACTGCCACTGATTAGCCAGTACCTACCCCTGCAATACAGCAGGGTTCGTGAAGGCCGACTGGCAGCAACACCGCATGAACTGATTATTGACCACATTCAGGATGTACTGCGTCAGTACCATGCTGCCTGCATGAGCACTTCGTCATCCCAATAA